In Oncorhynchus kisutch isolate 150728-3 linkage group LG5, Okis_V2, whole genome shotgun sequence, a genomic segment contains:
- the LOC109890568 gene encoding obg-like ATPase 1: MPPKKGEGPKQPPLIGRFGTSLKIGIVGLPNVGKSTFFNVLTKSQAAAENFPFCTIDPNESRVPIPDERYDYLCTFHKPLSKVPAFLNVVDIAGLVKGAHAGQGLGNAFLSHISACDGIFHMTRAFEDEDIIHVEGNVDPVRDIEIIHEELRLKDEESLGPIIDKLEKTAVRGGDKKLKPEYDIMLKVKNWISEEKKHVRFYNDWNEKEIDVLNKYLFLTSKPMIYLVNLSEKDYIRKKNKWLIKIKEWVDAHDPGAMVIPVSGGLEAKLQDMTDEEKDKYCEEAKTQSVLTKIIKTGYAALQLEYFFTAGPDEVRAWTVRKGSKAPQAAGKIHTDFEKGFIMAEVMKFQDFKEEGTENAVKAAGKYRQLGRNYIVEDGDIIFFKFNTPNAPKAAKK, encoded by the exons ATGCCTCCAAAGAAGGGAGAAGGACCAAAACAACCACCGCTGATTGGACGCTTCGGGACTTCTTTGAAGATTGGGATTGTGGGATTGCCGAATGTTGG GAAGTCAACATTCTTCAATGTGCTGACCAAGAGCCAGGCCGCAGCAGAGAATTTTCCCTTCTGCACCATCGACCCCAACGAGAGCAGAGTACCCATCCCTGACGAACGCTATGACTACCTCTGCACCTTCCACAAGCCCCTCag TAAAGTCCCAGCGtttctgaatgtggtggacatAGCTGGGCTGGTGAAAGGTGCTCACGCTGGACAAGGACTGGGCAATGCCTTCCTGTCTCACATTAGTGCCTGCGACGGCATCTTCCACATGACAC gtgcgtTTGAGGATGAGGACATCATCCATGTGGAGGGTAATGTGGACCCAGTAAGGGACATTGAGATAATCCATGAGGAGCTACGGCTGAAAGATGAGGAGTCTCTTGGACCAATCATAGATAAGTTGGAGAAGACCGCTGTCAGAGGAGGAGACAAGAAACTCAAACCTGAATAC GACATCATGTTGAAGGTAAAGAACTGGATTTCAGAGGAGAAGAAACATGTCCGCTTCTACAATGACTGGAACGAGAAGGAG aTAGATGTGCTGAACAAATACCTGTTCCTCACGTCCAAGCCCATGATCTACCTGGTCAACCTCTCAGAGAAGGACTACATCAGGAAAAAGAACAAGTG GCTGATTAAGATTAAGGAGTGGGTCGATGCCCATGACCCAGGGGCTATGGTCATACCAGTGAGTGGAGGTCTTGAGGCCAAACTACAGGACATGACCGACGAGGAGAAGGACAAATACTGTGAGGAGGCGAAGACTCAGAG TGTACTGACTAAGATCATTAAGACGGGCTATGCAGCTCTGCAGTTGGAATATTTCTTCACAGCGGGACCAGACGAGGTTAGAGCGTGGACTGTCAGG AAAGGCAGCAAGGCGCCCCAGGCGGCAGGGAAGATCCACACTGACTTTGAGAAAGGTTTCATCATGGCAGAGGTCATGAAGTTCCAGGACTTCAAAGAAGAGGGCACCGAGAATGCTGTCAAG GCTGCTGGAAAGTACAGGCAGCTGGGCAGGAACTACATCGTGGAGGATGGAGACATTATATTTTTCAAATTCAACACACCCAATGCACCCAAGGCGGCGAAGAAGTGA
- the LOC109906736 gene encoding transcription factor Sp3 isoform X1 yields the protein MATADVEGSQSEFLQHGGASENQTTDMTAIQLTGSDRWELLTPVSTGKDAQQGVVHIPNSGMMTSNGQYVLPIGNMDSQPIYVTASGNDGSANGVSSIQYQIHNSDGTLAGFSAQGLDDGSGQIQLIQDGSHGNIGISVATTTTSDLLTQAGHMQQIQGVSLAGGTTYSGAVPMGLSGGNITFLPINSIDLESLGLAGAQTVPIATTTDGQLIMGSQALEGQEGGAKQLATLVSEANGNPDLYVPTTSSSQLPETIDGTGVLTQATAVSAGVSDASPENYNSHNHLQQIQVSTSNASSFSQPILQLSGDNQGAQGQDLSQSGQTLQSVQLVNPGTFLIQAQTVTASGQIQWQTFQVQGVQSLQGLQLPQAQGGQQLTLAPVQGLSMGQGGSITLPNLQTVTVNSIGQPGIQYTQGEEAGSPAGIQIKEEPDSEEWQLSGDSTLNPSDINNLRVQMDDEDMDMSTGEGKRLRRVACTCPNCKEAGGRGSSLGKKKQHICHIVGCGKVYGKTSHLRAHLRWHSGERPFVCNWMFCGKRFTRSDELQRHRRTHTGEKKFVCAQCSKRFMRSDHLAKHIKTHQNKKGVASSSLSPPPSDTIITADGTTLILQSAAGGHDLLGNQEIPLQLVTVAPGEVME from the exons ATGGCTACCGCGGACGTGGAAGGCAGTCAAAGCGAATTCCTACAGCACGGCGGAGCCTCGGAAAACCAG ACCACAGACATGACCGCCATCCAGCTAACAGGTTCAGACCGTTGGGAGTTGTTAACCCCGGTCTCTACAGGGAAGGATGCGCAGCAGGGAGTCGTCCACATTCCTAACTCTGGCATGATGACCTCTAACGGCCAGTATGTTCTCCCTATCGGGAACATGGACAGTCAGCCCATCTACGTCACAGCATCTGGCAACGACGGCTCAGCCAACGGAGTGTCCAGCATACAATACCAG ATCCACAACTCAGATGGAACTCTGGCAGGCTTCTCTGCGCAGGGATTGGACGATGGCTCGGGCCAAATCCAGCTCATCCAGGACGGTAGCCACGGCAATATCGGAATCAGCGTCGCCACAACGACAACCTCTGACCTCCTAACGCAGGCTGGGCATATGCAGCAGATTCAGGGCGTGTCATTGGCCGGTGGCACGACCTATAGCGGCGCGGTTCCCATGGGGCTGTCGGGGGGTAACATAACTTTCCTCCCTATCAACAGCATAGACCTCGAATCACTAGGGCTTGCCGGTGCTCAGACGGTTCCCATAGCAACGACGACCGACGGTCAGCTGATCATGGGCAGCCAGGCGCTGGAGGGGCAGGAAGGTGGAGCCAAACAGCTAGCGACCCTAGTTAGTGAAGCTAACGGTAACCCAGACCTCTACGTGCCAACAACCTCATCATCCCAGCTGCCTGAGACCATCGACGGGACGGGGGTTCTGACCCAAGCTACTGCCGTGTCCGCCGGGGTTTCAGACGCATCCCCAGAGAACTACAACTCCCACAACCACCTGCAGCAAATACAG GTGTCCACCTCTAATGCCTCGTCCTTCTCCCAGCCCATCCTACAGCTGTCGGGGGACAACCAGGGGGCCCAGGGACAGGATCTATCCCAGTCTGGGCAGACGCTCCAGAGTGTCCAGCTCGTCAACCCTGGAACCTTCCTCATCCAGGCCCAGACAGTCACTGCTTCGGGACAGATACAGTGGCAGACCTTCCAG GTCCAAGGGGTCCAGTCTCTGCAGGGCCTCCAGCTCCCCCAGGCCCAGGGGGGCCAGCAGCTGACTCTGGCCCCAGTCCAGGGCCTCTCTATGGGTCAGGGAGGATCCATCACCCTGCCTAACCTCCAGACTGTTACAGTCAACTCTATAGGACAGCCAGGGATTCAatacacacagggagaggaggcCGGCAGTCCTGCAG GCATCCAGATAAAGGAGGAGCCAGACTCTGAAGAGTGGCAGCTGAGTGGTGACTCCACCCTCAACCCCAGTGACATCAACAACCTGCGTGTCCAGATGGATGACGAAGACATGGATATGTCCACCGGGGAGGGCAAGAGGTTGAGGAGAGTCGCCTGCACCTGTCCCAACTGTAAAGAGGCTGGAGGGAG AGGGTCGAGTCTTGGTAAGAAGAAGCAGCATATCTGTCACATCGTGGGCTGTGGGAAGGTGTACGGTAAGACTTCTCACCTCAGGGCTCACCTCAGATGGCACAGCGGAGAACGGCCCTTCGTCTGCAACTGGATGTTCTGTGGCAAACGGTTTACCCGGAGTGACGAGctacagagacacagacggacacacacGG GAGAGAAGAAGTTTGTGTGCGCACAGTGTTCAAAGAGGTTCATGCGTAGCGACCATCTGGCCAAACATATAAAGACTCACCAGAATAAAAAAGGTGTGGCTTCCTCCTCATTGTCTCCGCCCCCCAGCGACACCATCATCACCGCAGATGGAACCACCC
- the LOC109906736 gene encoding transcription factor Sp3 isoform X2, with the protein MATADVEGSQSEFLQHGGASENQTTDMTAIQLTGSDRWELLTPVSTGKDAQQGVVHIPNSGMMTSNGQYVLPIGNMDSQPIYVTASGNDGSANGVSSIQYQIHNSDGTLAGFSAQGLDDGSGQIQLIQDGSHGNIGISVATTTTSDLLTQAGHMQQIQGVSLAGGTTYSGAVPMGLSGGNITFLPINSIDLESLGLAGAQTVPIATTTDGQLIMGSQALEGQEGGAKQLATLVSEANGNPDLYVPTTSSSQLPETIDGTGVLTQATAVSAGVSDASPENYNSHNHLQQIQPILQLSGDNQGAQGQDLSQSGQTLQSVQLVNPGTFLIQAQTVTASGQIQWQTFQVQGVQSLQGLQLPQAQGGQQLTLAPVQGLSMGQGGSITLPNLQTVTVNSIGQPGIQYTQGEEAGSPAGIQIKEEPDSEEWQLSGDSTLNPSDINNLRVQMDDEDMDMSTGEGKRLRRVACTCPNCKEAGGRGSSLGKKKQHICHIVGCGKVYGKTSHLRAHLRWHSGERPFVCNWMFCGKRFTRSDELQRHRRTHTGEKKFVCAQCSKRFMRSDHLAKHIKTHQNKKGVASSSLSPPPSDTIITADGTTLILQSAAGGHDLLGNQEIPLQLVTVAPGEVME; encoded by the exons ATGGCTACCGCGGACGTGGAAGGCAGTCAAAGCGAATTCCTACAGCACGGCGGAGCCTCGGAAAACCAG ACCACAGACATGACCGCCATCCAGCTAACAGGTTCAGACCGTTGGGAGTTGTTAACCCCGGTCTCTACAGGGAAGGATGCGCAGCAGGGAGTCGTCCACATTCCTAACTCTGGCATGATGACCTCTAACGGCCAGTATGTTCTCCCTATCGGGAACATGGACAGTCAGCCCATCTACGTCACAGCATCTGGCAACGACGGCTCAGCCAACGGAGTGTCCAGCATACAATACCAG ATCCACAACTCAGATGGAACTCTGGCAGGCTTCTCTGCGCAGGGATTGGACGATGGCTCGGGCCAAATCCAGCTCATCCAGGACGGTAGCCACGGCAATATCGGAATCAGCGTCGCCACAACGACAACCTCTGACCTCCTAACGCAGGCTGGGCATATGCAGCAGATTCAGGGCGTGTCATTGGCCGGTGGCACGACCTATAGCGGCGCGGTTCCCATGGGGCTGTCGGGGGGTAACATAACTTTCCTCCCTATCAACAGCATAGACCTCGAATCACTAGGGCTTGCCGGTGCTCAGACGGTTCCCATAGCAACGACGACCGACGGTCAGCTGATCATGGGCAGCCAGGCGCTGGAGGGGCAGGAAGGTGGAGCCAAACAGCTAGCGACCCTAGTTAGTGAAGCTAACGGTAACCCAGACCTCTACGTGCCAACAACCTCATCATCCCAGCTGCCTGAGACCATCGACGGGACGGGGGTTCTGACCCAAGCTACTGCCGTGTCCGCCGGGGTTTCAGACGCATCCCCAGAGAACTACAACTCCCACAACCACCTGCAGCAAATACAG CCCATCCTACAGCTGTCGGGGGACAACCAGGGGGCCCAGGGACAGGATCTATCCCAGTCTGGGCAGACGCTCCAGAGTGTCCAGCTCGTCAACCCTGGAACCTTCCTCATCCAGGCCCAGACAGTCACTGCTTCGGGACAGATACAGTGGCAGACCTTCCAG GTCCAAGGGGTCCAGTCTCTGCAGGGCCTCCAGCTCCCCCAGGCCCAGGGGGGCCAGCAGCTGACTCTGGCCCCAGTCCAGGGCCTCTCTATGGGTCAGGGAGGATCCATCACCCTGCCTAACCTCCAGACTGTTACAGTCAACTCTATAGGACAGCCAGGGATTCAatacacacagggagaggaggcCGGCAGTCCTGCAG GCATCCAGATAAAGGAGGAGCCAGACTCTGAAGAGTGGCAGCTGAGTGGTGACTCCACCCTCAACCCCAGTGACATCAACAACCTGCGTGTCCAGATGGATGACGAAGACATGGATATGTCCACCGGGGAGGGCAAGAGGTTGAGGAGAGTCGCCTGCACCTGTCCCAACTGTAAAGAGGCTGGAGGGAG AGGGTCGAGTCTTGGTAAGAAGAAGCAGCATATCTGTCACATCGTGGGCTGTGGGAAGGTGTACGGTAAGACTTCTCACCTCAGGGCTCACCTCAGATGGCACAGCGGAGAACGGCCCTTCGTCTGCAACTGGATGTTCTGTGGCAAACGGTTTACCCGGAGTGACGAGctacagagacacagacggacacacacGG GAGAGAAGAAGTTTGTGTGCGCACAGTGTTCAAAGAGGTTCATGCGTAGCGACCATCTGGCCAAACATATAAAGACTCACCAGAATAAAAAAGGTGTGGCTTCCTCCTCATTGTCTCCGCCCCCCAGCGACACCATCATCACCGCAGATGGAACCACCC